The following proteins come from a genomic window of Mucinivorans hirudinis:
- a CDS encoding Ribonuclease HI-related protein 3, which yields MCRPTHGIATDGAHSTKNRLTRYRAVDISTGEELFSVSLGFQTINIGEFLGVVEAVKYIIANGYSPRTIYTDSTTAIAWFKAKRTASKKRNPALQKAEVFLKAFAAEVETIEVLHWDNREWGEIPADYGEK from the coding sequence ATGTGCCGACCCACTCACGGAATAGCCACAGACGGCGCTCACTCCACCAAAAATAGATTAACCCGATACAGAGCTGTGGATATATCCACCGGCGAAGAGTTGTTCAGCGTGTCTCTGGGCTTTCAGACTATTAATATAGGAGAGTTCTTGGGAGTAGTCGAAGCGGTCAAATACATTATCGCAAACGGCTACTCTCCACGAACCATCTATACCGATAGCACCACAGCAATAGCGTGGTTTAAAGCAAAGCGCACAGCCTCTAAGAAACGCAATCCTGCACTTCAAAAAGCGGAGGTGTTTCTGAAAGCCTTTGCCGCAGAGGTCGAGACTATTGAAGTTCTACATTGGGATAATAGAGAGTGGGGTGAGATTCCGGCAGACTACGGCGAAAAGTAA